In a single window of the Nitrospira sp. MA-1 genome:
- a CDS encoding C4-type zinc ribbon domain-containing protein, giving the protein MNLQLQYLINLQKFDLRIFQIQDQLRKAPELLKFAESPLQDILTRLQVLKNTGESLVKQRRSSERELATQEEQLQKIRNRLSELKTNKEYQAHLFEIELARKKKDSIEENVLEMMERVEQNEQAIKELEEQSTEAQKVFDTEKARLETHFANLENELTDLNRQQTTLSVLVDKPLLVRYNRLKTLRKGYAVAQLREGACGGCQLQLPPQLVAEVKRGDELMDCSYCHRILYLARHLDEETTE; this is encoded by the coding sequence GTGAATTTGCAGTTGCAATACCTGATTAATCTTCAAAAATTTGATCTTCGAATTTTTCAGATTCAAGACCAATTGCGGAAGGCACCAGAGCTTCTCAAGTTCGCTGAATCTCCGCTTCAAGATATTCTCACCCGACTGCAAGTCCTTAAAAATACCGGTGAATCTCTCGTCAAACAACGACGAAGTTCGGAACGGGAACTCGCTACTCAAGAAGAGCAACTTCAGAAAATCAGAAATCGGCTTTCTGAATTAAAAACGAACAAAGAATACCAGGCGCATCTCTTCGAAATAGAGTTAGCTCGAAAGAAAAAAGATTCGATTGAGGAGAATGTGCTGGAAATGATGGAGCGGGTGGAACAGAACGAGCAGGCCATCAAGGAGCTTGAAGAGCAAAGCACCGAAGCCCAGAAAGTTTTTGATACCGAAAAGGCCAGACTGGAAACGCATTTTGCCAATTTGGAGAATGAGTTAACCGATTTAAACCGTCAGCAAACAACACTCTCCGTACTGGTGGACAAGCCACTGCTGGTTCGATACAACCGATTAAAAACATTGAGGAAAGGGTATGCTGTTGCCCAGCTTCGTGAAGGAGCGTGTGGGGGGTGTCAGCTTCAGCTTCCTCCTCAACTGGTCGCGGAGGTGAAGCGTGGTGATGAACTCATGGATTGTTCCTATTGCCACCGCATTCTCTATCTGGCTCGGCATCTTGATGAAGAAACGACTGAATAG
- the hisB gene encoding imidazoleglycerol-phosphate dehydratase HisB, which yields MNQHLVPRTASQERKTAETAIRVQWGLDGSGNNQIKTSIPFLDHMLNLFGKHGFFDLMVEAKGDIEIDDHHTIEDVGIVMGQVLTKALGTKESIARFGWAAVPLDETLAQVTVDLSGRPYLVYNVALPARYIKTFDLGLFEDFFQAFVSQGGLNLHVNVPYGRNPHHIMEAIFKAFAKALDQAVKREERLQGVLSTKGSL from the coding sequence ATGAACCAACATCTTGTTCCCAGAACGGCTTCTCAGGAACGAAAAACCGCAGAAACGGCTATTCGAGTCCAATGGGGCCTCGACGGGAGTGGCAATAATCAGATTAAGACCTCAATTCCCTTTTTAGATCACATGTTGAATTTATTCGGTAAACATGGATTTTTTGATCTGATGGTGGAAGCGAAAGGGGATATCGAGATTGATGACCATCACACGATTGAAGATGTGGGCATTGTCATGGGGCAAGTCCTCACCAAGGCTCTTGGCACGAAAGAGAGTATTGCAAGGTTCGGGTGGGCAGCGGTGCCGTTGGATGAAACGTTGGCTCAGGTGACGGTCGATCTGAGTGGCCGGCCGTACCTTGTGTACAATGTGGCGCTTCCTGCGAGGTATATTAAGACGTTTGATTTGGGGCTGTTTGAAGATTTTTTTCAGGCTTTTGTGAGTCAGGGAGGGTTAAATCTTCATGTGAATGTCCCTTACGGAAGAAATCCTCATCACATAATGGAGGCAATTTTTAAAGCCTTTGCCAAAGCCTTGGACCAGGCCGTAAAACGAGAAGAAAGGCTCCAGGGAGTCCTCTCCACTAAAGGATCGTTATAA
- the hisG gene encoding ATP phosphoribosyltransferase: protein MSDVITIALSKGKLLDPTLELFRQAGYTGYHVRADDRRLILEFSEHGHRVLIVRPSDVPTYVEYGAADLGVVGKDVLLEQSPDVYEPVDLNLGVCRLVVARPNGPQLGQRMSSKLRVATKYPTITERYFNQQGLPVELIKLYGSIELAPLVGLADRIVDLVETGSTLKANNLVEEEVIAWSSARLIVNRASLKMKHAVITELIARVKKILSRSRSKKVHV from the coding sequence ATGAGTGACGTGATTACCATTGCCCTTTCCAAGGGTAAACTTCTTGATCCGACTCTTGAATTGTTCCGGCAGGCAGGCTATACGGGATATCATGTGCGAGCGGATGACCGTCGATTAATTTTGGAATTCTCTGAGCACGGGCACCGGGTCTTAATTGTTCGCCCCAGCGATGTGCCGACTTATGTTGAATATGGCGCCGCCGATTTAGGAGTGGTTGGAAAAGATGTCTTGTTGGAGCAGAGCCCGGATGTCTATGAACCGGTTGACTTGAACTTGGGTGTCTGTCGGCTGGTGGTCGCCAGGCCGAACGGGCCACAGCTTGGACAACGGATGTCTTCCAAGCTTCGGGTAGCCACAAAATATCCCACGATCACCGAACGTTATTTTAACCAACAAGGGTTGCCTGTGGAATTGATTAAGCTCTATGGGTCGATCGAGTTGGCCCCATTGGTCGGGTTGGCTGATCGGATTGTGGACCTTGTGGAGACCGGAAGCACCTTGAAAGCCAATAATCTGGTAGAGGAAGAGGTCATCGCCTGGTCATCCGCCCGATTGATTGTGAACCGGGCGAGCTTGAAAATGAAACATGCCGTGATTACAGAACTGATTGCTCGGGTGAAGAAAATTCTTTCCCGTTCTCGCTCCAAAAAGGTCCACGTATGA
- a CDS encoding histidine triad nucleotide-binding protein, with translation MGDCLFCQIVKGAIPADTLYEDEHTFVFNDINPQAQVHMLVIPKRHVVSLDDTKETDAALLGHLMVVCAKMARQREISGSGYRVVANTGPGAGQSVFHLHFHVMGGRTFSWPPG, from the coding sequence ATGGGTGATTGTCTTTTTTGTCAAATCGTGAAGGGGGCCATTCCCGCTGACACGCTGTATGAGGATGAGCACACGTTCGTGTTTAACGATATCAATCCTCAAGCGCAGGTGCATATGTTGGTGATTCCCAAGCGGCATGTGGTGTCTTTGGATGATACGAAAGAGACGGATGCTGCCTTATTGGGCCACTTGATGGTCGTCTGTGCCAAGATGGCCAGACAGCGGGAAATTTCCGGTAGCGGATATCGGGTCGTTGCGAATACCGGACCTGGAGCCGGGCAGAGTGTCTTTCATTTGCACTTTCACGTCATGGGTGGGCGGACATTTTCGTGGCCTCCGGGTTAA
- the murA gene encoding UDP-N-acetylglucosamine 1-carboxyvinyltransferase — translation MDQIRITGGLPLKGAVEIGGAKNAALPILAATLLGGGECVIDHVPRVRDVMTMGKLLALLGVRVQEEGDRIRLDAAQVQSIEAPYDLVKTMRASILALGPLLARLGEAKVSLPGGCAIGTRPVNLHLKGLEMMGAEIQVEHGYIHAKACRLKGARIDLDFPTVTGTENLIMAACLAEGTTSLHNVAREPEITDLCAFLTKRGAKIHGMGTDTITIEGVKELHGAGHWVIPDRVEAGTYLMAGAITGGDVMVKGCMTDHLGSVLKKIQEMGAELTECHDGVRICRSGPLKAVEMKTLPYPGFPTDLQAQMMALMSVAEGVSVISETIFEGRFLHVPELHRMGASIEIDGPHAVVKGVPLLTGAPVMASDLRASAGLVLAGLAADGETTVSRVYHLDRGYERLEEKFQALGAKIERVREVA, via the coding sequence ATGGATCAAATTCGAATCACGGGAGGATTGCCATTAAAGGGGGCCGTCGAAATCGGCGGAGCCAAGAATGCCGCCTTGCCCATTTTAGCAGCGACGTTGTTAGGGGGTGGGGAATGCGTGATCGACCATGTTCCACGCGTTCGTGATGTGATGACGATGGGGAAATTACTGGCCTTGTTGGGAGTGAGGGTTCAAGAGGAAGGCGACAGAATCAGACTGGATGCGGCTCAGGTGCAATCGATTGAAGCGCCGTATGATTTGGTCAAAACGATGCGAGCCTCGATTTTAGCCCTAGGCCCTTTACTCGCGCGGCTGGGAGAAGCCAAGGTTTCTCTGCCTGGCGGATGTGCGATCGGCACCAGACCGGTCAATCTTCACCTTAAAGGATTAGAGATGATGGGGGCTGAAATTCAGGTGGAGCATGGATATATCCATGCGAAAGCCTGTCGTCTCAAAGGGGCAAGAATTGACCTGGATTTCCCGACTGTCACGGGAACGGAAAACCTGATCATGGCGGCTTGTCTGGCGGAAGGGACCACGAGTTTGCATAATGTTGCGCGGGAACCGGAAATCACGGATCTCTGCGCATTCCTTACCAAGCGGGGCGCCAAAATTCATGGGATGGGCACGGACACCATTACGATTGAAGGGGTAAAAGAACTTCATGGGGCAGGGCATTGGGTGATCCCCGATCGAGTTGAAGCCGGCACCTATTTGATGGCCGGAGCCATTACCGGAGGTGATGTCATGGTGAAGGGGTGTATGACGGATCACTTAGGCAGCGTCCTGAAAAAAATACAGGAAATGGGTGCTGAATTAACCGAATGCCATGACGGCGTACGAATCTGCCGTTCCGGTCCGCTCAAAGCGGTGGAGATGAAAACTCTCCCCTATCCCGGCTTCCCGACCGATCTCCAGGCCCAAATGATGGCGTTGATGTCGGTGGCAGAGGGAGTGAGCGTGATTTCTGAAACCATTTTTGAAGGGCGATTTCTGCATGTCCCGGAACTTCACCGGATGGGCGCGTCGATTGAGATTGATGGGCCACATGCCGTGGTTAAAGGTGTGCCGTTGCTCACCGGTGCACCCGTCATGGCCTCGGATTTGCGCGCCAGCGCAGGATTGGTATTGGCTGGATTGGCCGCTGATGGCGAAACGACTGTGTCTCGAGTCTATCATTTAGACCGTGGCTATGAGCGGCTGGAAGAAAAATTTCAGGCCCTGGGTGCGAAGATTGAGCGGGTTCGCGAGGTGGCATGA
- the hisIE gene encoding bifunctional phosphoribosyl-AMP cyclohydrolase/phosphoribosyl-ATP diphosphatase HisIE produces the protein MSPLQFDEQGLLPCVVQDWLDGTVLMVGFMNQQAWEATCESQRVHFWSRSRKRLWKKGETSGHELLVKEMFVDCDRDTILVKAQPLGPTCHTGNRSCFFSPMPSSTSEEKAAILSGTAWGGITRRLYEMVDDRKTNPSPDSYVSKLMGGGLDRILKKVVEEAGEVLLAGKNGDREEIIYEMADLWFHTLIMLGHFSIPPEEIYQELGKRFGKSGIRQPEGDPTHG, from the coding sequence ATGAGCCCATTGCAGTTTGATGAACAAGGATTGCTCCCCTGTGTGGTGCAGGACTGGTTGGATGGGACGGTGTTGATGGTGGGGTTTATGAACCAACAAGCATGGGAAGCGACGTGTGAATCCCAACGGGTTCATTTCTGGAGTCGATCCCGAAAACGGTTATGGAAAAAAGGCGAGACGTCCGGCCATGAGTTACTCGTGAAGGAAATGTTTGTGGATTGTGATCGGGATACGATCTTGGTGAAAGCCCAACCCCTTGGACCGACGTGTCATACCGGAAACCGTTCATGTTTTTTTTCTCCCATGCCTTCTTCGACTTCTGAAGAGAAAGCCGCCATCTTGTCCGGTACGGCTTGGGGTGGAATTACTCGACGCCTGTATGAAATGGTCGACGATCGGAAAACCAACCCGAGTCCTGATTCCTATGTGTCGAAATTAATGGGAGGAGGCCTCGATCGTATTTTGAAAAAGGTGGTGGAAGAAGCCGGCGAAGTCCTGCTCGCCGGAAAAAATGGCGATCGGGAAGAAATTATTTATGAAATGGCTGATTTGTGGTTTCATACCCTCATCATGCTCGGGCATTTTTCCATTCCTCCTGAAGAGATTTATCAAGAGCTTGGCAAGCGATTTGGCAAATCAGGAATTCGACAGCCGGAAGGAGACCCTACTCATGGGTGA
- the prmC gene encoding peptide chain release factor N(5)-glutamine methyltransferase codes for MPTFTSYSQLYRGAVETLTQAGIANARHEALWILEDALGITRLQLHANPDTPVEADVCQRAVALFQRRALHEPLQYVLGTQDFCGLDFLVQPGVLIPRPETELLVEEALGLLGGDARPVILDVGTGSGCLAISLAIHLPGAMIIASDRSVTALHLAQINAARHGVSQRILWVAGDLLSHLLSRNLAGKVTAIIANLPYISHAEWEHLSPDVKDFEPRLALDGGPDGLDVYRRLLDESPGLVSSKGFILMEVGVGQADLLCRDPSLTNAFKTVKVRPDSQGIPRVVCVQQRLV; via the coding sequence ATGCCCACCTTCACTTCCTACTCCCAGTTATATCGTGGTGCGGTTGAGACGCTGACTCAAGCGGGGATTGCCAATGCCCGCCATGAAGCCCTGTGGATTCTTGAGGATGCCCTTGGCATTACGCGACTGCAACTGCATGCGAATCCAGATACTCCCGTAGAGGCGGATGTTTGTCAGCGGGCTGTGGCCTTATTTCAGCGCCGTGCGTTACATGAGCCACTTCAATATGTATTGGGAACCCAAGATTTTTGTGGGTTGGATTTTCTCGTACAACCAGGGGTGCTCATTCCAAGACCGGAGACAGAATTGCTGGTGGAGGAGGCTCTTGGGCTTCTGGGTGGTGACGCGCGGCCGGTGATTCTTGATGTCGGGACGGGTTCCGGATGTTTGGCGATCAGTCTGGCGATCCACCTTCCTGGCGCAATGATTATTGCATCAGACAGGTCAGTCACGGCGCTGCATCTTGCGCAGATAAATGCCGCTCGCCATGGGGTTTCGCAACGAATCCTGTGGGTGGCCGGTGACCTCCTTTCCCACTTGTTATCCAGAAATTTAGCAGGTAAAGTGACCGCCATTATTGCTAACCTGCCGTATATCTCCCATGCGGAATGGGAACACCTTTCTCCGGATGTCAAAGATTTTGAACCACGGCTGGCGTTGGATGGAGGGCCGGATGGGCTCGATGTGTACCGGCGGTTATTGGATGAATCGCCGGGACTTGTCTCCTCAAAGGGGTTTATCCTCATGGAAGTGGGAGTCGGCCAGGCTGACCTTCTGTGCCGGGATCCTTCACTCACGAATGCGTTTAAGACGGTAAAGGTCCGGCCGGATTCCCAAGGCATTCCACGAGTGGTGTGCGTGCAACAGCGTCTTGTGTAG
- the hisF gene encoding imidazole glycerol phosphate synthase subunit HisF, protein MLTKRIIPCLDVKDGRVVKGVSFVNLRDAGDPVHVAQVYDREGADELCFLDITASHEKRDTILDVVIRTAEQVFMPLTVGGGIRTIEDIRRLLEAGADKVSINTAAVEHPEFVKAAANRFGSQCIVVAIDAKRATTCEGGEPGWEVFTHGGRNSTGLDVIEWGKRMRDYGAGEILLTSMDRDGQQDGYDLALTEAISESVSIPVIASGGAGTLQHLYEAFHVGKADAVLAASIFHYQTYSIGQAKSYLAQQGIPVRLGTVPVSIS, encoded by the coding sequence ATGCTGACGAAGAGAATTATTCCCTGCCTGGATGTCAAAGACGGGCGAGTCGTGAAAGGGGTCTCGTTTGTGAATTTGCGTGATGCGGGAGATCCGGTTCACGTGGCGCAGGTGTATGATCGTGAAGGTGCGGACGAGCTGTGTTTTTTGGATATTACCGCTTCACATGAAAAGCGGGATACGATTTTAGATGTGGTGATTCGGACGGCGGAGCAGGTGTTTATGCCTCTCACGGTTGGGGGAGGGATCCGGACAATTGAGGATATTCGCCGATTATTAGAGGCGGGTGCGGACAAAGTCAGCATTAATACGGCTGCTGTGGAGCACCCGGAATTCGTGAAAGCTGCTGCCAATCGTTTTGGATCGCAATGTATCGTCGTGGCGATTGATGCGAAACGGGCGACCACGTGTGAAGGAGGTGAACCCGGTTGGGAAGTCTTTACCCACGGAGGGCGGAACTCGACCGGCCTGGATGTCATTGAGTGGGGGAAGCGGATGAGGGACTATGGAGCCGGGGAAATTCTTCTGACCAGCATGGATCGGGATGGACAACAGGACGGCTATGATTTAGCTTTAACTGAGGCTATTTCCGAGTCCGTCTCCATTCCCGTCATTGCTTCCGGAGGGGCTGGCACCCTTCAGCACCTGTATGAGGCGTTCCATGTGGGGAAGGCCGATGCGGTGCTGGCGGCATCGATTTTTCATTATCAAACGTATTCAATCGGGCAAGCCAAATCCTATTTGGCTCAACAGGGTATCCCTGTTCGCCTGGGAACCGTCCCGGTTTCAATTTCATAA
- the hisH gene encoding imidazole glycerol phosphate synthase subunit HisH, translated as MIAIIDYGMGNLRSVQKGFECVGHEAVVTRDPRVIDQASHVVLPGVGAFGDCMDNLVRFELTDVIHRSISSGKPFLGICLGYQLLFSESEEFGCHKGLGILAGKVKAIPRPSDGEEVSFKIPHMGWNTVQVNRAAPPLRGIPSDSYVYFVHSYYVEPADGALVSTETEYGIPFASSVWKDNIFATQWHPEKSQAVGLQVLKNFGDWQ; from the coding sequence ATGATTGCCATTATTGATTATGGGATGGGAAACCTCCGGAGCGTGCAGAAAGGGTTTGAATGTGTGGGGCATGAAGCGGTCGTAACTCGAGACCCTCGCGTAATTGATCAGGCCAGTCATGTGGTGTTACCGGGTGTGGGCGCGTTTGGGGATTGCATGGACAACCTGGTTCGCTTTGAACTGACGGACGTCATTCATCGTTCTATTTCCTCGGGAAAACCATTTCTCGGCATTTGTTTAGGCTATCAATTATTGTTTTCGGAAAGTGAAGAATTTGGGTGTCATAAAGGACTTGGGATCCTTGCAGGAAAGGTGAAAGCGATTCCCCGTCCGTCCGATGGTGAGGAAGTGTCGTTCAAGATTCCTCATATGGGCTGGAATACGGTTCAGGTCAACAGGGCCGCTCCGCCCTTACGTGGCATTCCCTCGGACTCCTATGTGTACTTTGTGCATTCCTACTATGTTGAACCGGCTGATGGTGCCCTCGTCAGTACCGAAACCGAATATGGAATTCCCTTTGCAAGTAGTGTCTGGAAAGACAATATCTTTGCGACCCAATGGCATCCCGAAAAAAGTCAGGCCGTTGGACTGCAGGTTCTGAAGAATTTCGGGGATTGGCAATGA
- the hisD gene encoding histidinol dehydrogenase: MKIVSHKDQGFSQAVDRVCQRGAQQNTKVEKVVRTILEAVRQEGDQALQRLTYKFDHVRISPDGLRVTPKDVERAYAELPSSDTKALKYAANRIRTFHRRQRRASWVYRKEGIQLGQRITSLDAVGVYVPGGKALYPSSVLMNAIPAKVAGVKRVVMCTPTPTGIIHPALLVAADVAGVDEIYRVGGAQAIGALAFGTSTIRPVDKIVGPGNLYVATAKRLVYGQVDIDMIAGPSELLVIADSASNPLHVAADLLCEAEHDEEACVYLVTTSLTLARRVVTEVTSQLAQLGRQAIATRSIQNHALAFVVRTFDDAFELANRIAPEHLSLNVDRAGDYVSRIRHAGAIFVGRYTPPAVADYVAGPNHVLPTGGSARFFSCLGVDEYMKTSNVVTYSQAALRKANASVMRLSKLEGLDAHGRSMESRWT, encoded by the coding sequence ATGAAAATTGTTTCCCACAAGGACCAAGGGTTTTCGCAGGCGGTGGATCGCGTATGTCAGCGGGGAGCTCAACAAAATACCAAAGTTGAAAAAGTCGTCAGGACAATTTTGGAGGCTGTTCGGCAAGAGGGCGACCAGGCCCTCCAGCGATTGACCTACAAATTCGATCACGTCCGAATTAGTCCTGACGGTCTTCGTGTGACGCCGAAAGACGTCGAACGTGCGTATGCCGAACTTCCGTCTTCAGATACTAAAGCCTTGAAATATGCTGCGAATCGTATTCGGACCTTTCATCGTCGACAACGAAGGGCATCCTGGGTCTATCGTAAAGAGGGAATTCAACTAGGGCAACGGATCACGTCGTTAGATGCCGTCGGTGTGTATGTTCCAGGCGGAAAAGCACTGTATCCATCATCGGTGCTGATGAATGCCATTCCCGCGAAGGTGGCTGGTGTGAAGCGAGTCGTCATGTGTACGCCGACCCCGACCGGCATTATCCATCCCGCCTTATTGGTGGCGGCGGATGTGGCAGGAGTGGATGAAATCTATCGGGTCGGTGGAGCCCAAGCCATTGGGGCCTTGGCCTTTGGTACCTCGACAATCCGGCCCGTGGATAAAATTGTGGGTCCAGGGAATTTGTATGTGGCCACGGCAAAACGTCTAGTCTATGGCCAAGTCGACATTGATATGATTGCGGGGCCGAGTGAGTTGCTGGTCATTGCCGATTCCGCCAGTAATCCGCTTCATGTTGCGGCCGATCTTCTTTGTGAGGCTGAGCATGATGAGGAAGCCTGTGTCTATCTGGTGACGACTTCTCTGACTCTGGCCAGACGGGTTGTGACGGAAGTGACCAGCCAACTCGCACAGTTGGGACGCCAGGCGATTGCGACCCGATCAATTCAAAACCATGCCCTGGCTTTTGTTGTGCGAACATTTGATGATGCCTTTGAATTAGCTAACCGGATTGCGCCTGAGCATTTATCATTAAATGTGGATCGGGCGGGAGACTATGTGTCCCGTATTCGTCATGCGGGTGCCATTTTTGTTGGGCGCTATACCCCTCCTGCAGTGGCGGATTATGTGGCAGGGCCAAATCATGTCCTTCCAACCGGGGGCAGTGCCAGATTTTTTTCGTGTTTGGGTGTGGATGAGTACATGAAAACCAGTAACGTGGTGACCTATTCGCAAGCCGCGTTGCGCAAAGCCAATGCTTCAGTGATGCGGCTGTCTAAGCTGGAAGGCCTGGATGCACATGGGCGATCAATGGAGAGTCGATGGACATGA
- the hisA gene encoding 1-(5-phosphoribosyl)-5-[(5-phosphoribosylamino)methylideneamino]imidazole-4-carboxamide isomerase has product MLLIPAIDLKDGKCVRLRQGEMDQVTRYSDDPVAMAEHWQGLGARYLHVVDLDGAVTGTPQHLSHIEAITKRLAIPLQVGGGIRNTSTIRAYLSCGVDRVVIGTAALQDAEFLAAAAKEFPSKVLIGIDVKQGLVAVHGWKTVSSLTPQQVFESVKDLPLGGMVFTDISRDGMLAGPNISALRDAVAISPFPVIASGGVTVLKDVQTIQNLGSKISGIIIGKALYEGTLDLKAALEMVASAEASRTSC; this is encoded by the coding sequence ATGCTACTGATTCCTGCAATTGATCTGAAGGACGGGAAATGTGTCCGGTTGCGACAGGGCGAGATGGATCAGGTGACCAGGTATTCCGATGACCCCGTGGCGATGGCGGAACATTGGCAGGGTCTTGGTGCCCGCTACCTTCATGTGGTGGATTTAGACGGGGCGGTGACCGGAACACCTCAGCATCTGTCTCACATCGAAGCCATCACCAAACGGTTGGCGATCCCCCTGCAGGTCGGTGGGGGCATCAGAAACACGTCAACAATTCGTGCCTACTTGTCCTGTGGGGTTGACCGGGTGGTGATTGGAACAGCGGCCTTACAGGATGCTGAGTTCTTGGCGGCAGCCGCGAAAGAGTTTCCTTCTAAAGTGTTGATCGGGATTGACGTCAAGCAGGGTTTAGTTGCGGTGCATGGATGGAAAACCGTGTCCAGTCTGACCCCACAACAGGTCTTTGAGTCGGTAAAGGATTTACCTTTGGGAGGCATGGTCTTTACGGATATTTCTCGGGACGGCATGTTGGCAGGGCCAAATATTTCAGCTCTACGGGATGCAGTGGCTATCTCGCCGTTTCCCGTTATTGCCTCTGGTGGAGTGACGGTACTGAAGGATGTACAGACCATTCAGAACCTTGGAAGCAAGATTTCCGGAATCATTATTGGAAAGGCCTTGTATGAAGGGACCTTGGATTTGAAAGCGGCTCTTGAAATGGTGGCCTCTGCAGAAGCGTCTCGAACATCATGCTGA
- the dnaG gene encoding DNA primase, whose amino-acid sequence MTGEKRGVPPEILQQIRDRIDIIDLISTYVSLSKAGQNFKGLCPFHSEKTPSFSVNPVRQMFYCFGCSVGGDAFTFLMKQEGMDFMEALRELSQRTGVALPERRESGAKPSSGLSRERYFHVYQLAASWYHRNLLETPEGKVARDYLDRRGIARETWSTFQLGFVPEGWNGLSKWLEQQSVKPEELVQAGLLARKESEDGTRVSTYDRFRGRVMFPITDPRGQVLGFGGRILEDGASPKYLNSPETDLFFKGRSLYGMDKARQSATASGRFYLVEGYFDVIVLHQNGIENAVAPLGTALTADHVQILRRLAPSVMLVFDGDAAGIGAALRTLDLFMNSGIEVRVLLLPAGEDPDTFIRKNGVSAFRELEGKAATLLDFAIMSVLNKAKMHSIQDRVKRADEILAILQKTKNPIEKEEYLKVVSERLGIRPDLLSKRLPTLSRPMNAAPSVKRQEQAVTNLAIPQGKPEERDLIVLLLQGRLESNQIRQLDEDAFTVPLYRHILRKAFQHTDEEGNVNLDALHAEFSGDPAYEPVISRLSVAEYYCEEVFVHVVGCLRVLKEKQIQRLMDEVISQLKVAQREGRQDLVDALVAESNVLRQKKSLLTASP is encoded by the coding sequence ATGACTGGCGAAAAACGAGGGGTCCCTCCAGAGATTCTTCAGCAAATTCGAGATCGCATTGATATTATTGATCTCATTTCCACCTACGTAAGTCTTTCCAAGGCGGGGCAAAACTTTAAAGGGCTGTGCCCCTTTCATTCAGAAAAAACCCCCTCATTTTCGGTCAACCCCGTTCGACAAATGTTTTATTGTTTTGGCTGCAGTGTCGGAGGAGATGCCTTTACCTTTTTGATGAAACAAGAGGGCATGGATTTCATGGAGGCTCTGCGTGAGTTAAGCCAACGGACAGGAGTGGCTCTGCCTGAGCGTCGGGAATCAGGGGCGAAGCCCTCTTCAGGCTTATCTCGTGAGCGGTATTTTCATGTGTATCAATTGGCAGCATCCTGGTATCACCGCAATCTTCTGGAAACTCCTGAAGGGAAGGTGGCTCGAGATTATTTGGATCGACGGGGGATTGCCAGGGAAACCTGGAGCACATTCCAGTTGGGATTCGTTCCGGAAGGATGGAATGGCCTTTCCAAATGGCTGGAACAGCAATCCGTTAAGCCTGAAGAACTGGTTCAGGCTGGATTGCTGGCGCGGAAAGAGTCTGAGGACGGCACCAGGGTATCCACGTATGATCGATTTCGTGGCCGGGTGATGTTTCCCATTACTGATCCGCGTGGACAAGTATTGGGATTTGGTGGGCGGATCCTGGAAGATGGGGCCTCTCCCAAGTATCTGAATTCACCCGAAACCGACTTGTTCTTTAAGGGGCGATCCCTCTATGGAATGGACAAGGCCAGACAATCAGCCACCGCTTCCGGAAGGTTTTATTTGGTAGAAGGGTATTTTGATGTCATCGTTCTTCACCAAAACGGGATTGAAAATGCCGTGGCACCATTAGGGACGGCGTTAACCGCTGATCATGTCCAGATTTTACGCCGCTTGGCCCCGTCGGTCATGCTTGTTTTTGATGGAGATGCCGCAGGCATCGGCGCGGCGTTACGGACGCTTGATTTGTTCATGAATTCCGGCATTGAAGTCCGGGTGCTGCTGCTTCCGGCTGGCGAAGACCCTGACACATTTATTCGGAAAAACGGGGTGTCGGCGTTTCGTGAGTTGGAGGGGAAGGCCGCAACGTTGTTGGATTTTGCCATCATGTCGGTCTTGAACAAAGCCAAAATGCATTCCATTCAAGATCGAGTCAAGCGGGCGGATGAAATACTTGCGATTCTTCAAAAGACCAAAAATCCCATAGAAAAAGAAGAATATCTGAAAGTGGTCTCGGAACGATTGGGTATTCGACCGGACTTACTCAGTAAACGCCTTCCGACGCTTTCCCGGCCGATGAATGCCGCCCCGTCTGTTAAGCGACAGGAACAAGCTGTCACGAATCTGGCCATTCCTCAAGGCAAGCCGGAGGAACGGGATCTTATTGTGTTATTACTTCAAGGACGACTGGAATCGAATCAGATTCGTCAACTCGATGAGGATGCGTTTACTGTCCCACTGTATCGCCATATTCTTCGCAAGGCTTTTCAGCATACGGATGAAGAAGGGAATGTGAACCTTGATGCCCTGCATGCGGAATTCAGTGGGGATCCGGCTTATGAGCCGGTCATTTCCCGGTTGAGTGTGGCGGAATATTATTGTGAGGAAGTGTTTGTTCATGTCGTCGGATGTCTCCGTGTTTTAAAGGAAAAACAGATCCAACGTCTTATGGATGAGGTGATTAGTCAACTCAAGGTTGCGCAACGGGAAGGACGCCAGGACTTGGTCGATGCTTTGGTCGCGGAGTCCAATGTGCTACGCCAGAAAAAGTCCCTATTAACAGCTTCTCCATGA